The sequence tcgtcccgttccccccctcccctctcgtcccgtttccccccctcccctctcgtcccgtttccccccctcccctcgcgTCCCgtttcctccccctcccctctcgtcccgtttcccccctcccctcgcgtcccttccctgccccccgcgtccctttcccccctccccccctcgcgTCCcgtttcccctctcccctcacgtccctctcccccctcccttaTTGTCCCctttgcggatgacactaaactgagAGGGAGtatggatctgctggagagcAAGAAGGCTCCgcagagggatcgggacaggctggatccatgggctggagagcaagaagGCTCCGCAGAAGGCTTGgggcaggctggatccatgggctggagagcaagaagGCTCCGCAGAAGGCTTGGGGCAGGCTGGATCcttgggctggagggcaggagggctcTGCGGAGCGATGAAGACAGactggatccatgggctgagggactttgaggggctggagtgtgtccggagaaagggaatggagctggggaggaTTCTACCCTCCCTGTTAAGCCTCACTGTCTCCTCTCTCAGGCAACCATGATTGAAGTCGTCTGCAACGATCGACTGGGCAAGAAAGTGCGGGTGAAATGCAAGTATCCACTGGGAATCGGGATGTTTGGGGACTTGGGGGGAGGTTAGAGGGGCTCCTCCtggtttcttcctctcctgGTTTTCCTTAACGGCTCTGTTAGCACTGAGGATTCCATCCGGGATCTGAAGAAGCTGATAGCAGCGCAAACTGGAACCCGTTGGGATAAAATTGTGCTCAAGAAGTGGTGAGTGGAGACAACAGGTAGAAAAAGCCTCTGTCCTGGGATGATGGGAGGGGACAGTGGCCCCATCCAGGTCTGTTGGGACCCCCTCCATCATCTCAGGGTGCTGGAATCTGTCTTGGAACCTTCACAACTATGTTTTCCATTCGTACAGGTACACCATTTTCAAGGATCACGTCACTCTTGGCGACTGTATCCTTCTCCAAGCAGGTGTTTCTCCCCACAAACCCTCACCCCATCCAtttccttacttttttcttaACTCCCTCCTCCAGATGAGATCCATGATGGGATGAACCTGGAGCTCTACTACCAGTAACGGCTCCCAGTTTGTTCTGGTGAATCATGGGgaaccccccacccccaccccacatCCTGAAATCCCTGTTATCCACTGCTAAATCCCGTTATGTCCAAGCTGGAGCAATGTTGAAGCTCTAAACGTGCAGCAGAAGCTCTAAATGTGCAGTAGTGACCCTGGAGTGTTGAGTTGGTTTATAATAAAGGTGTTTTTCCAGGCTCTGATTGTTGTGTGGCTCTGTGGGGAGTGGGAACaggcaactgggagggaacGTGCATGGCAGCTTCCAGGAGACCACATTTTACCCCAAGGGGCATTTGAGGCATGGAAACAAAGGACAAAATCCCAGCTGCATCGAGAagccttggaaaaaaacacagaagggaaaagttCATCAATTATTACATTGTTAAAACAAACTAGGCTGGGAGAACTGGTGCTGGAGGGCTCAGGTTCCTGTTATCTGTGGGTATGGCCAAGCTGGAGTCATGTTGAGGTTGTAACACTGCAAGAGTGACGCTGGAGCCTTGAACTGGTTTATAATAAAGGTGTTTTTCCACGTTTTGTGAGTCCGCGGGGGAGCGAGGAGCCAGTAAACGGGACTGGAGCAACGCTGCGCTGTTCCTCGACGACTTTTGTCCACCCGCGGCCACCGTCCGCTTCTGCGTCACGTGCGGGCAGCCCTCGCGCTGCCCCTGACGGGCAGGCGTTTCAGCCAATAGAAATGCGAGACGCGTGGGCGTTGCCTCCTCAGCAACCAATGAAAGCCGGGAACGGCGTTTTTAGCCCCTCCCACTCCAGCGCCACTA comes from Cuculus canorus isolate bCucCan1 chromosome 30, bCucCan1.pri, whole genome shotgun sequence and encodes:
- the UBL5 gene encoding ubiquitin-like protein 5 — protein: MIEVVCNDRLGKKVRVKCNTEDSIRDLKKLIAAQTGTRWDKIVLKKWYTIFKDHVTLGDYEIHDGMNLELYYQ